The Castanea sativa cultivar Marrone di Chiusa Pesio chromosome 11, ASM4071231v1 genome contains a region encoding:
- the LOC142614903 gene encoding scopoletin 8-hydroxylase-like encodes MAPSFKDGNSLFEFVVRDGNGVKGLVDSGISKVPDQYIQPQQERIENQNGISHELPPIDLSKLDGPNHDQVVEEIASAAEKLGFFQVVNHGVPVELLESLKDAAHKFFAQPPEKKAIYCKDVSPSPNVKYGTSFAPEKERALEWKDYISMMYTNDADALNHWPKECKEVALEFLNKSIKMVRKLVEILIGKLGVTVEDSRIDAFIGSKMVNMNFYPACPNPDLTVGVGRHSDIGTLTVLLQDGIGGLYVKVEEDIDAGKKGDWIEISPIPGALVINVGDTLQILSNGRYKSAEHRVRTTSTQSRVSIPIFTIPKPTEKIGPLPQVVEIDGVARYREFVLQDYMNNFFGNAHDGKKSLDFAKLDSA; translated from the exons ATGGCTCCAAGCTTCAAAGATGGAAACTCACTATTTGAATTTGTTGTTCGAGATGGCAATGGCGTTAAAGGCTTAGTGGACTCAGGCATATCTAAGGTTCCTGACCAATACATTCAACCACAAcaagagagaatagaaaatcAAAATGGCATATCACATGAACTTCCTCCAATTGATTTATCAAAGCTTGATGGGCCTAACCATGATCAGGTGGTAGAAGAGATTGCTAGTGCTGCTGAGAAACTTGGGTTCTTCCAAGTTGTGAACCATGGCGTGCCTGTGGAATTGCTTGAGTCTCTTAAAGATGCGGCACACAAGTTCTTTGCCCAACCACCTGAGAAGAAAGCTATTTACTGCAAAGATGTGAGCCCCAGCCCAAACGTGAAGTATGGAACAAGCTTTGCaccagagaaagagagagcattGGAGTGGAAAGACTATATTAGCATGATGTATACCAATGATGCTGATGCTTTAAATCATTGGCCAAAGGAGTGCAA GGAAGTGGCACTTGAGTTCCTGAACAAATCGATCAAGATGGTAAGAAAATTAGTGGAGATTTTGATTGGGAAGCTTGGAGTGACAGTAGAAGATTCAAGAATTGATGCCTTCATTGGTTCAAAAATGGTTAACATGAACTTCTATCCAGCATGCCCCAACCCAGATCTTACAGTTGGTGTAGGAAGGCACTCAGATATCGGCACCCTTACTGTGTTACTACAAGACGGGATTGGTGGTTTATATGTGAAAGTTGAAGAAGACATAGATGCAGGAAAAAAGGGAGACTGGATAGAGATCTCACCTATCCCAGGTGCACTGGTCATCAACGTTGGAGATACGTTACAG ATACTAAGCAATGGACGGTACAAAAGTGCTGAACATAGAGTTCGTACTACAAGCACCCAATCAAGAGTTTCAATCCCAATATTTACCATCCCTAAACCAACTGAGAAGATAGGGCCTCTGCCTCAAGTTGTGGAAATAGATGGGGTGGCTCGCTATCGGGAGTTTGTGCTTCAGGATTACATGAACAACTTTTTTGGGAATGCTCATGATGGAAAGAAGTCTCTTGATTTCGCTAAGCTTGATTCTGCTTGA